In Sciurus carolinensis chromosome 13, mSciCar1.2, whole genome shotgun sequence, a genomic segment contains:
- the Haao gene encoding 3-hydroxyanthranilate 3,4-dioxygenase isoform X2 yields the protein MKRRVRVKTWVEENRASFQPPVCNKLMHQEQLKIMFVGGPNTRKDYHIEEGEEIFLLPAGVPHSPQRFANTMGLVIERRRLETELDGLRYYVGDTVDVLFEKWFYCKDLGTQLAPIIQEFFRSEQYRTGKPNPDQLLKEPPFPLSTRSIMEPMSLKAWLDGHHRELQAGTSINLFGDTYETQVIVHGQGRSRGLEQDVDMWLWQLEGSSVVTMGEQHLDLAPDDSLLVPAGTSYTWERAQGSVALSVTQDPSRKKHLG from the exons GCACCAGGAGCAGCTCAAAATCATGTTCGTCGGGGGCCCCAACACCAGGAAGGACTATCACATTGAGGAGGGCGAGGAG ATATTCCTCCTGCCTGCTGGGGTGCCCCACTCCCCGCAGAGGTTTGCCAACACCATGGGACTGGTGATTGAGCGGAGACGGCTGGAAACCGAGCTAGATGGGCTCAG GTACTACGTGGGGGACACCGTGGATGTCCTGTTTGAGAAGTGGTTCTACTGCAAGGATCTCGGCACCCAGTTGGCCCCCATCATCCAAGA GTTCTTCCGCTCTGAGCAGTACAGAACAGGAAAACCCAACCCTG ACCAGCTGCTGAAGGAGCCGCCATTCCCTCTGAGTACACGATCCATCATGGAGCCCATGTCCCTGAAGGCTTGGCTGGATGGCCACCACAGGGAGCTGCAGGCAGGCACATCTATCAACCTGTTTGGGGACACCTATGAGACACAG GTAATCGTGCATGGGCAAGGCAGGAGCAGAGGCCTGGAGCAGGACGTGGACATGTGGCTGTGGCAGCTG GAGGGTTCCTCAGTGGTGACAATGGGGGAACAGCACCTGGACCTGGCCCCAGATGACAGCCTCCTGGTGCCAGCTGGGACCTC GTACACGTGGGAACGAGCACAAGGCTCTGTGGCCTTGTCTGTGACCCAGGATCCTTCCCGCAAGAAGCACCTGGGGTGA
- the Haao gene encoding 3-hydroxyanthranilate 3,4-dioxygenase isoform X4, with amino-acid sequence MFVGGPNTRKDYHIEEGEEVFYQLEGDMVLRVLERGKHRDVVIRQGEIFLLPAGVPHSPQRFANTMGLVIERRRLETELDGLRYYVGDTVDVLFEKWFYCKDLGTQLAPIIQEFFRSEQYRTGKPNPDQLLKEPPFPLSTRSIMEPMSLKAWLDGHHRELQAGTSINLFGDTYETQVIVHGQGRSRGLEQDVDMWLWQLEGSSVVTMGEQHLDLAPDDSLLVPAGTSYTWERAQGSVALSVTQDPSRKKHLG; translated from the exons ATGTTCGTCGGGGGCCCCAACACCAGGAAGGACTATCACATTGAGGAGGGCGAGGAG GTGTTTTATCAGCTGGAAGGAGACATGGTTCTCCGTGTACTGGAGCGAGGGAAACACCGGGATGTGGTCATTCGGCAGGGAGAG ATATTCCTCCTGCCTGCTGGGGTGCCCCACTCCCCGCAGAGGTTTGCCAACACCATGGGACTGGTGATTGAGCGGAGACGGCTGGAAACCGAGCTAGATGGGCTCAG GTACTACGTGGGGGACACCGTGGATGTCCTGTTTGAGAAGTGGTTCTACTGCAAGGATCTCGGCACCCAGTTGGCCCCCATCATCCAAGA GTTCTTCCGCTCTGAGCAGTACAGAACAGGAAAACCCAACCCTG ACCAGCTGCTGAAGGAGCCGCCATTCCCTCTGAGTACACGATCCATCATGGAGCCCATGTCCCTGAAGGCTTGGCTGGATGGCCACCACAGGGAGCTGCAGGCAGGCACATCTATCAACCTGTTTGGGGACACCTATGAGACACAG GTAATCGTGCATGGGCAAGGCAGGAGCAGAGGCCTGGAGCAGGACGTGGACATGTGGCTGTGGCAGCTG GAGGGTTCCTCAGTGGTGACAATGGGGGAACAGCACCTGGACCTGGCCCCAGATGACAGCCTCCTGGTGCCAGCTGGGACCTC GTACACGTGGGAACGAGCACAAGGCTCTGTGGCCTTGTCTGTGACCCAGGATCCTTCCCGCAAGAAGCACCTGGGGTGA
- the Haao gene encoding 3-hydroxyanthranilate 3,4-dioxygenase isoform X1, whose product MKRRVRVKTWVEENRASFQPPVCNKLMHQEQLKIMFVGGPNTRKDYHIEEGEEVFYQLEGDMVLRVLERGKHRDVVIRQGEIFLLPAGVPHSPQRFANTMGLVIERRRLETELDGLRYYVGDTVDVLFEKWFYCKDLGTQLAPIIQEFFRSEQYRTGKPNPDQLLKEPPFPLSTRSIMEPMSLKAWLDGHHRELQAGTSINLFGDTYETQVIVHGQGRSRGLEQDVDMWLWQLEGSSVVTMGEQHLDLAPDDSLLVPAGTSYTWERAQGSVALSVTQDPSRKKHLG is encoded by the exons GCACCAGGAGCAGCTCAAAATCATGTTCGTCGGGGGCCCCAACACCAGGAAGGACTATCACATTGAGGAGGGCGAGGAG GTGTTTTATCAGCTGGAAGGAGACATGGTTCTCCGTGTACTGGAGCGAGGGAAACACCGGGATGTGGTCATTCGGCAGGGAGAG ATATTCCTCCTGCCTGCTGGGGTGCCCCACTCCCCGCAGAGGTTTGCCAACACCATGGGACTGGTGATTGAGCGGAGACGGCTGGAAACCGAGCTAGATGGGCTCAG GTACTACGTGGGGGACACCGTGGATGTCCTGTTTGAGAAGTGGTTCTACTGCAAGGATCTCGGCACCCAGTTGGCCCCCATCATCCAAGA GTTCTTCCGCTCTGAGCAGTACAGAACAGGAAAACCCAACCCTG ACCAGCTGCTGAAGGAGCCGCCATTCCCTCTGAGTACACGATCCATCATGGAGCCCATGTCCCTGAAGGCTTGGCTGGATGGCCACCACAGGGAGCTGCAGGCAGGCACATCTATCAACCTGTTTGGGGACACCTATGAGACACAG GTAATCGTGCATGGGCAAGGCAGGAGCAGAGGCCTGGAGCAGGACGTGGACATGTGGCTGTGGCAGCTG GAGGGTTCCTCAGTGGTGACAATGGGGGAACAGCACCTGGACCTGGCCCCAGATGACAGCCTCCTGGTGCCAGCTGGGACCTC GTACACGTGGGAACGAGCACAAGGCTCTGTGGCCTTGTCTGTGACCCAGGATCCTTCCCGCAAGAAGCACCTGGGGTGA